From a single Couchioplanes caeruleus genomic region:
- the helR gene encoding RNA polymerase recycling motor ATPase HelR codes for MKPLTASAFDLPDRLAAKAEPALIAADERHFAAIATSLDRSIADLSERLEAERRAPAGKGRQAVDRDTEVRRLAARLRTLRRFGLDLCLGRMVEADGGEPVYVGRLGLTDGSGRRLLLDWRSPAAEPFFGATHANPMGLASRRRYRWTRGRITDYWDEVFTADGVEGHAALDDQSAFIASLGSNRSARMRDVLGTIQADQDAIIRAGSRGALVVDGGPGTGKTVVALHRTAYLLYSDPRLGHRRGGVLFVGPHQPYLAYVEDVLPSLGEEGVQSCTLRDLVAEGATATVETDPEVARLKASAALTRAIDAAVRFYEEPPARAMTVSAGDADVRLDAGDWAEAFEAPGPGTPHNEARDEIWEELLTILRHKYDGDEPDETVRREVRAAFNRAWPVLEATDIVGDLWSVPAYLRRCAPWLSVEEIRTLQRSDPRAWTVSDLPLLDAARQRLGDPEASGRKRRHEATLAAERARMATVVDELIEAHTYDDGEGVLASLRQLDLQDALVDEAVLPAADPDLLAGPFAHVVVDEAQELTDAQWQMLLLRCPSRSFTIVGDRAQARHGFTESWQERLDRVGFDRIAMASLTINYRTPQEIMAEAEPVIRAALPDANVPTSIRSTGVPVAYGSASDLHRILDSWLAQHAEGIACVIGDPAFRGTARVRSLTPELSKGLEFDLVVLVDPETYGTGIEGAVDRYVAMTRATQRLVLLTSR; via the coding sequence GTGAAGCCGCTGACCGCCAGCGCGTTCGACCTGCCCGACCGTCTTGCCGCCAAGGCGGAGCCCGCGCTGATCGCCGCCGATGAGCGGCACTTCGCGGCCATCGCCACCAGCCTCGACCGGTCGATCGCCGATCTGTCCGAGCGGCTGGAGGCCGAGCGGCGGGCGCCCGCCGGGAAGGGCCGGCAGGCGGTGGACCGGGATACCGAGGTTCGCCGGCTCGCGGCCCGGCTGCGGACGCTGCGGCGTTTCGGGCTGGACCTGTGTCTCGGGCGGATGGTCGAGGCGGACGGCGGCGAGCCGGTGTACGTGGGCCGGCTCGGGCTCACCGACGGGTCGGGGCGCCGGTTGCTGCTCGACTGGCGGTCACCGGCGGCGGAGCCGTTCTTCGGTGCCACCCATGCGAACCCGATGGGGCTGGCGAGCCGGCGCCGGTACCGCTGGACCCGCGGGCGGATCACCGACTACTGGGACGAGGTCTTCACCGCGGACGGGGTGGAGGGGCACGCCGCGCTGGACGACCAGTCCGCCTTCATCGCGAGCCTGGGCAGCAACCGGTCGGCGCGGATGCGCGATGTGCTCGGCACCATTCAGGCCGACCAGGACGCGATCATCCGCGCCGGGTCCCGCGGCGCCCTCGTCGTCGACGGCGGACCGGGTACGGGCAAGACGGTCGTCGCGCTGCACCGGACGGCGTACCTGCTCTATTCGGATCCGCGGCTGGGGCATCGCCGGGGCGGGGTGCTGTTCGTCGGGCCGCATCAGCCGTACCTGGCGTATGTCGAGGACGTGCTGCCGAGCCTGGGCGAGGAGGGCGTGCAGTCGTGCACGCTGCGCGACCTCGTCGCGGAGGGCGCCACGGCGACCGTGGAGACGGATCCGGAGGTGGCCCGGCTCAAGGCATCGGCCGCCCTCACCCGAGCGATCGACGCGGCCGTCCGGTTCTACGAGGAGCCGCCGGCCCGGGCGATGACCGTTTCCGCCGGTGACGCCGACGTGCGGCTCGACGCCGGCGACTGGGCCGAGGCGTTCGAGGCGCCGGGGCCGGGGACCCCGCACAACGAGGCGCGCGACGAGATCTGGGAGGAACTGCTGACGATCCTGCGGCACAAGTACGACGGGGACGAGCCGGACGAGACGGTCCGCCGGGAAGTGCGCGCCGCCTTCAACCGTGCGTGGCCGGTGCTCGAGGCCACCGACATCGTCGGGGATCTGTGGTCGGTGCCGGCGTACCTGCGTCGATGCGCCCCTTGGCTGAGCGTCGAGGAGATCCGTACGCTCCAGCGAAGCGACCCCCGGGCCTGGACGGTCTCCGACCTGCCGCTGCTCGACGCGGCCCGGCAGCGGCTCGGTGACCCGGAGGCGTCCGGGCGGAAGCGCCGGCACGAGGCCACCCTCGCCGCCGAACGGGCCCGCATGGCCACGGTCGTCGACGAGCTGATCGAGGCGCACACGTACGACGACGGCGAGGGCGTCCTGGCCAGCCTGCGCCAGCTGGACCTGCAGGACGCGCTGGTGGACGAGGCCGTCCTGCCCGCCGCCGACCCGGACCTGCTGGCCGGCCCGTTCGCGCACGTCGTCGTGGACGAGGCGCAGGAGCTGACCGACGCGCAGTGGCAGATGCTGCTGCTGCGGTGCCCGTCGCGCAGCTTCACCATCGTGGGCGACCGCGCTCAGGCCCGGCACGGGTTCACCGAGTCCTGGCAGGAGCGGCTGGACCGGGTCGGGTTCGACCGGATCGCCATGGCGTCGCTGACCATCAACTACCGGACGCCGCAGGAGATCATGGCGGAGGCGGAGCCGGTCATCCGGGCCGCGCTGCCCGACGCCAACGTGCCCACGTCCATCCGCAGCACCGGTGTCCCGGTGGCGTACGGATCGGCGTCGGACCTGCACCGCATCCTCGACAGCTGGCTGGCCCAGCACGCCGAGGGCATCGCGTGCGTCATCGGAGACCCTGCTTTCCGGGGTACGGCGCGCGTCCGGTCGCTCACCCCGGAGCTGTCCAAGGGCCTCGAGTTCGACCTCGTCGTGCTGGTCGATCCGGAGACGTACGGCACGGGCATCGAGGGGGCGGTCGACCGGTACGTGGCGATGACCCGGGCGACCCAGCGGCTGGTCCTGCTCACGAGCAGGTAA
- a CDS encoding SDR family NAD(P)-dependent oxidoreductase, protein MTSCVVTGGGRGVGRAIVERLAGDGATVAVLEVDAAALDWATDRPEIVPVLGDAADPEVAARAAAAVPRPLTGWVNNAAVFRDAWLHEDPAAVADLIGRNLHPVLAGTAAALRAGCTAIVNVSSHQAQRAVRGALPYATAKAAIEGLTRAAAVDYGPRGVRVNAVALGSIATERSDTHVAGLSPAAAEHFTREIAALQPLGRMGRASEVAEVVAFLLSDAASFLNGAIIPVDGGRSAQGRDPESAQGRDPEEV, encoded by the coding sequence ATGACGTCCTGCGTGGTCACCGGCGGCGGCCGCGGCGTCGGGCGCGCGATCGTGGAAAGGCTGGCCGGCGACGGCGCGACCGTGGCCGTGCTCGAGGTCGACGCCGCCGCGCTCGACTGGGCCACCGACCGGCCGGAGATCGTGCCGGTCCTCGGCGACGCGGCGGACCCCGAGGTGGCGGCCCGGGCGGCGGCAGCGGTGCCCCGCCCGCTCACCGGCTGGGTCAACAACGCGGCGGTGTTCCGCGACGCCTGGCTGCACGAGGACCCGGCCGCGGTCGCCGACCTCATCGGCCGCAACCTGCACCCGGTGCTCGCCGGCACAGCCGCGGCGCTGCGAGCCGGCTGCACGGCCATCGTCAACGTGTCGTCGCACCAGGCGCAACGGGCGGTCCGGGGCGCACTTCCGTACGCGACGGCGAAGGCGGCGATCGAGGGCCTGACCCGGGCGGCGGCGGTGGACTACGGCCCGCGCGGCGTACGCGTCAACGCGGTGGCCCTCGGCTCGATCGCCACGGAACGCTCGGACACCCACGTGGCCGGTCTCTCCCCGGCCGCCGCCGAGCACTTCACGCGGGAGATCGCGGCGCTGCAACCGCTGGGACGGATGGGACGGGCGAGCGAGGTCGCAGAGGTGGTGGCGTTCCTGCTCTCGGACGCGGCGAGCTTCCTCAACGGCGCGATCATCCCGGTGGACGGCGGGCGATCCGCCCAGGGACGAGACCCGGAGTCGGCTCAGGGACGGGATCCGGAGGAGGTCTGA
- a CDS encoding 1-aminocyclopropane-1-carboxylate deaminase, with translation MSLDDFERFPLLFGPSPVHRLHRLTRELGGAQLWAKREDCNSGIAYGGNKTRKLEYLVADALAQGCDTLVSIGGVQSNHTRQVAAVAAYAGLKCVLVQESWVDWPDSVYDKVGNILISRLAGADVRLVRAGFGIGFKESWERALAEVVERGGKPYAIPAGASDHRLGGLGFAGWAREVAEQEAQLGVFFDTIVVCSVTGSTQAGMIAGFAALGDDRPRRVLGIDGSAKPAETWAQVARIARDTAALIGVGRELRDDEILLDDRYHAGTYGIPDEATVAAMRLAASTEGMVTDPVYEGKSMAAMIDLVRRGEIPASSTVLYAHLGGQPALNAYSAIV, from the coding sequence ATGTCGCTGGATGACTTCGAGCGGTTCCCGCTGCTCTTCGGCCCCTCGCCCGTGCACCGCCTGCACCGGCTCACCCGCGAGCTCGGCGGCGCGCAGCTGTGGGCCAAACGGGAGGACTGCAACTCCGGGATCGCGTACGGCGGCAACAAGACGCGCAAACTGGAGTACCTGGTGGCCGACGCGCTCGCACAGGGCTGCGACACGCTCGTCTCGATCGGCGGGGTGCAGTCCAACCACACGCGGCAGGTCGCGGCCGTCGCGGCGTACGCGGGGCTGAAGTGCGTCCTCGTGCAGGAGAGCTGGGTCGACTGGCCGGACAGCGTCTACGACAAGGTCGGCAACATCCTGATCAGCCGCCTCGCCGGTGCCGACGTGCGCCTCGTGCGGGCCGGGTTCGGCATCGGCTTCAAGGAGAGCTGGGAGCGGGCGCTCGCCGAGGTCGTGGAGCGGGGCGGGAAGCCGTACGCGATCCCGGCCGGCGCCTCCGACCACCGCCTCGGCGGCCTGGGCTTCGCGGGCTGGGCGCGCGAGGTCGCCGAGCAGGAGGCGCAGCTGGGCGTCTTCTTCGACACGATCGTGGTGTGCTCGGTGACCGGCAGCACCCAGGCCGGGATGATCGCCGGGTTCGCCGCGCTCGGCGACGACCGGCCGCGGCGGGTGCTCGGCATCGACGGCTCGGCGAAACCGGCCGAGACGTGGGCGCAGGTCGCCCGCATCGCCCGGGACACCGCCGCGCTCATCGGTGTCGGCCGCGAGCTGCGCGACGACGAGATCCTGCTGGACGACCGCTATCACGCGGGCACGTACGGCATCCCCGACGAGGCGACGGTCGCGGCGATGCGCCTGGCCGCGAGCACCGAGGGCATGGTCACGGACCCGGTCTACGAGGGCAAGTCGATGGCCGCGATGATCGATCTGGTCCGCCGCGGCGAGATCCCGGCATCGTCCACAGTGCTGTACGCGCACCTCGGCGGCCAGCCGGCGCTCAACGCGTACAGCGCGATCGTATGA
- a CDS encoding PadR family transcriptional regulator — protein MQAPTFFILTALAAQPLHGYGIVQSVARLSDGEVNLRPGTLYGALDRLDQQGLIAVDREESVDGRLRRYYRLSDSGAAALADQADRLRRHAAAAGRQLALRPGTAGGAA, from the coding sequence GTGCAAGCACCCACCTTCTTCATCCTGACCGCGCTCGCGGCGCAGCCGCTGCACGGGTACGGGATCGTCCAGTCCGTCGCCCGCCTCTCCGACGGGGAGGTGAACCTGCGCCCCGGCACCCTGTACGGCGCCCTCGACCGGCTCGACCAGCAGGGGCTGATCGCCGTCGACCGCGAGGAGTCCGTCGACGGCCGGCTGCGCCGCTACTACCGGCTCAGCGACAGCGGCGCCGCCGCCCTCGCCGACCAGGCCGACCGCCTGCGCCGCCACGCCGCCGCGGCCGGCCGGCAGCTCGCCCTGCGGCCCGGCACCGCCGGAGGTGCCGCATGA
- a CDS encoding AAA family ATPase: MVAVTVETPSVEAGRVVDAVLRDLASSPHRGVVVDSPPGAGKSTLVVRAAGVLAATGAPLMIVAQTNEQVDDLIARLGAASPELGVGRLSAVDYAASERVRNHPSCRVGAKVADLGGPPVTIGTAAKWATVTDGTWPWAIVDEAYQMRSDALLRVAARFDRALFVGDPGQLDPFSTVEVDRWTGLSWDPMQSAVAVLLRHNPDLPVHRLPVSWRLPASAAPVVAEAFYPFTGFRSGTGPGDRTLSFATPAASRLDEVLDTAAASGWGLHELPSRFTVRTDAEAAAACAGLAAAALSRDGTTSSESGTARLTADRIAIGAAHRDQVAAIRSCLPPEARDVTVDTANRLQGREYDLTVVLHPLSGRQDATAFHLESGRLCVLTSRHRHACVVVARAGIAELLDAHPSTEPVHLGVPVKFPDGWEANQAMLAHLAALR, encoded by the coding sequence GTGGTCGCCGTGACAGTGGAGACGCCTTCCGTCGAGGCCGGCCGGGTCGTCGACGCCGTCCTGCGCGACCTCGCCTCGTCGCCGCACCGCGGGGTCGTGGTCGACTCGCCGCCGGGCGCGGGCAAGAGCACCCTGGTGGTGCGCGCGGCCGGCGTGCTCGCCGCCACCGGCGCCCCGCTGATGATCGTCGCGCAGACCAACGAGCAGGTCGACGACCTCATCGCCCGCCTCGGTGCCGCCTCGCCGGAGCTCGGCGTCGGGCGGTTGTCCGCCGTGGACTACGCCGCCAGCGAGCGGGTCCGCAACCATCCGTCCTGCCGCGTCGGCGCGAAGGTCGCCGACCTGGGCGGGCCGCCCGTCACGATCGGCACCGCCGCGAAGTGGGCCACGGTCACCGACGGCACGTGGCCCTGGGCGATCGTCGACGAGGCCTACCAGATGCGCTCCGACGCGCTGCTGCGGGTCGCGGCCCGCTTCGACCGGGCGCTGTTCGTCGGCGACCCCGGCCAGCTCGACCCGTTCTCCACCGTGGAGGTCGACCGCTGGACCGGCCTGTCCTGGGACCCGATGCAGAGCGCGGTCGCGGTCCTCCTGCGCCACAACCCCGACCTGCCCGTGCACCGCCTCCCGGTGTCCTGGCGGCTGCCGGCGTCCGCGGCCCCCGTGGTCGCCGAGGCCTTCTACCCGTTCACCGGCTTCCGCTCCGGCACCGGCCCGGGCGACCGCACGCTGAGCTTCGCCACCCCGGCCGCGTCCCGGCTCGACGAGGTCCTCGACACGGCGGCTGCCTCCGGCTGGGGCCTGCACGAGCTGCCGTCGCGCTTCACCGTGCGGACCGACGCGGAGGCCGCTGCGGCCTGCGCGGGCCTGGCCGCTGCCGCGCTCAGCCGCGACGGCACGACGTCGTCGGAGTCGGGCACGGCCCGGCTGACCGCCGACCGCATCGCGATCGGCGCCGCCCACCGCGACCAGGTCGCCGCGATCCGCTCCTGCCTGCCGCCCGAGGCCCGCGACGTCACGGTGGACACCGCCAACCGCCTCCAGGGCCGGGAGTACGACCTCACCGTGGTCCTCCACCCCCTGTCGGGCCGCCAGGACGCGACGGCGTTCCACCTCGAGTCGGGCCGCCTGTGCGTGCTCACGTCGCGCCACCGGCACGCGTGCGTGGTGGTGGCCCGGGCGGGCATCGCGGAGCTGCTCGACGCGCATCCCTCGACGGAGCCGGTGCATCTGGGTGTGCCGGTGAAGTTCCCGGACGGATGGGAGGCCAACCAGGCGATGCTCGCCCACCTGGCCGCCCTGCGCTGA
- a CDS encoding beta family protein, which produces MTVFPAPEAGEDGVYRPILRPRRGELAALHHLDAAAARRVTPIVEVSPTDRLPQLVRRTPPRTGVMAVDLGAVPDPAGPLTSPPLDLAEELADLGVAMLPVLRAYDSRRRLVEHGLAARMHLMRAVLRLQPHTDARNPAEATSTTTRLLTGAGLEPERVDLVIDLAETACAAHADRFEERARHVLRWARTTPWRSVTVAAGAMPPNLDGLPTDEPVTVGRHDARVWARLREPGVGYADYGVTSPVRRSGINHRQLPTLRYTAERDWWIYRWARRGGRSDDRCHDLCRTLVTSPHWPSTGARFSWGDAQIAQNARSARGGGSPSGWMAWSTSHHIAYVLHTLLA; this is translated from the coding sequence ATGACCGTATTCCCGGCGCCCGAGGCCGGAGAGGACGGTGTCTACCGCCCGATCCTGCGACCCCGGCGCGGCGAACTGGCCGCCCTGCACCACCTCGACGCCGCCGCCGCGCGCCGGGTCACCCCGATCGTCGAGGTCTCCCCCACCGACCGGCTGCCCCAGCTCGTCCGCCGGACGCCGCCGCGTACCGGGGTCATGGCCGTCGACCTGGGCGCCGTGCCCGACCCCGCCGGCCCGCTCACCTCACCGCCGCTCGACCTCGCCGAGGAACTGGCCGATCTCGGGGTGGCGATGCTGCCGGTGCTGCGGGCGTACGACAGTCGCCGCCGCCTGGTGGAGCACGGCCTGGCCGCGCGCATGCACCTGATGCGCGCGGTCCTGCGGCTTCAGCCGCACACCGACGCCCGCAACCCGGCCGAGGCCACCTCGACGACCACCCGGCTGCTGACCGGCGCGGGCCTCGAACCGGAACGCGTGGACCTGGTCATCGACCTCGCGGAGACGGCCTGCGCCGCGCACGCCGACCGCTTCGAGGAACGCGCCCGGCACGTGCTGCGCTGGGCGCGTACGACACCCTGGCGCTCGGTCACCGTCGCGGCCGGCGCGATGCCGCCCAATCTGGACGGCCTGCCGACGGACGAACCGGTCACGGTGGGCCGTCACGACGCGCGGGTGTGGGCACGGCTGCGCGAGCCCGGCGTCGGCTACGCGGACTACGGCGTGACGTCTCCCGTACGCCGCTCCGGCATCAACCACCGCCAGCTGCCCACCCTGCGGTACACCGCCGAGCGGGACTGGTGGATCTACCGCTGGGCCCGGCGCGGCGGCCGCAGCGACGACCGGTGCCACGACCTCTGCCGTACGCTCGTGACCTCCCCGCACTGGCCGTCCACGGGCGCCCGCTTCTCCTGGGGCGACGCGCAGATCGCCCAGAACGCCCGCAGCGCCCGCGGCGGCGGCAGCCCGTCGGGATGGATGGCCTGGAGCACGTCGCATCACATCGCGTACGTCCTGCACACGCTGCTCGCCTAA
- a CDS encoding bifunctional DNA primase/polymerase, with amino-acid sequence MMLDAALAYARHGIPVLPVHHPERDGACSCGRPDCARPGKHPRLRHGLTDASTDPRRIEMWWSRWPDANVGLRTGIAMDVADVDSAAGWHGLRHLLGGAMPAGPQVRTGGGGWHFWFTPTGYGNRVHLLPGVDWRGAGGYVLAPPSRHANGTSYYWVVRPDVACPPAPEALCGLIAGPGPPALGAPAGGRAQIVHPDRYAAVALEAEADRVARAPVGTRNDTLNRAAFALGRLVAAGLLDAAAVTRELLAAAAWAGLGRAETVRTIRSGLTAGRREGWDAGPATDRAPATATGRASAARTDRRGGSGAGRGGSGSPRPEIDDHRVA; translated from the coding sequence ATGATGCTCGACGCCGCTCTCGCGTATGCCCGGCACGGGATTCCGGTCCTGCCGGTGCATCACCCCGAGCGGGACGGCGCCTGCTCGTGCGGGCGGCCGGACTGCGCCCGCCCGGGCAAGCACCCGCGGCTGCGGCACGGCCTCACCGACGCCAGCACCGACCCGCGCCGGATCGAGATGTGGTGGTCACGCTGGCCCGACGCGAACGTCGGGCTGCGCACCGGCATCGCCATGGACGTCGCCGACGTCGACTCCGCCGCCGGCTGGCACGGCCTGCGTCACCTTCTCGGCGGCGCGATGCCGGCGGGACCCCAGGTCCGCACGGGCGGCGGCGGGTGGCATTTCTGGTTCACACCCACCGGGTACGGCAACCGGGTCCACCTTCTGCCCGGCGTGGACTGGCGCGGGGCGGGCGGGTACGTGCTCGCGCCCCCGTCCCGGCACGCCAACGGCACCTCTTATTACTGGGTGGTGCGGCCGGACGTCGCGTGCCCGCCGGCGCCCGAGGCGTTGTGCGGGCTGATCGCCGGTCCCGGCCCTCCGGCGCTCGGCGCCCCCGCGGGCGGCCGGGCGCAGATCGTCCATCCGGACCGGTACGCGGCGGTCGCCCTCGAAGCGGAGGCCGACCGGGTGGCGCGCGCCCCCGTCGGTACGCGCAACGACACCCTGAACCGGGCGGCGTTCGCCCTGGGCCGGCTGGTCGCGGCCGGGCTGCTGGATGCGGCGGCCGTGACCCGGGAGCTCCTCGCCGCCGCGGCCTGGGCAGGGCTCGGGCGGGCCGAGACGGTCCGCACCATCCGCTCGGGCCTGACGGCGGGCCGTCGAGAAGGGTGGGACGCCGGACCGGCGACGGACCGGGCCCCGGCAACGGCGACGGGCCGGGCCTCGGCAGCCCGGACGGACCGGCGGGGTGGTTCGGGAGCGGGTCGTGGAGGTTCCGGATCGCCGCGGCCGGAAATCGACGACCATCGCGTCGCGTGA
- a CDS encoding SRPBCC family protein, whose translation MTDQHTSKPYAVEVTVAAGRDRAWAAVTQPELLRQWFGWDYDELDVEIQHIFVNEATLQAPEQMGWADGSYLAVTGDDERATVRVAREGSRSGDPDRYDAIEEGWRSFLIQLRHFLDERPAGPRRTLYLTGTTTGGRALKAVGGEPVRAGKRVAWLVDRDGHLVVVAGQEPLDSPDTGPVEVTVSTYGLDDAAFDVLRKRWTERWSRVARDARVTTADTPAP comes from the coding sequence GTGACCGATCAACACACATCGAAGCCCTATGCCGTGGAAGTGACCGTCGCCGCCGGCCGGGACCGGGCCTGGGCGGCCGTGACGCAGCCCGAGCTGCTGCGGCAGTGGTTCGGCTGGGACTACGACGAGCTCGACGTGGAGATCCAGCACATCTTCGTGAACGAGGCGACGCTGCAGGCGCCCGAGCAGATGGGCTGGGCCGACGGCTCCTACCTCGCGGTCACGGGTGACGACGAACGCGCCACGGTCCGGGTCGCCCGCGAGGGCTCACGGTCCGGCGACCCCGACCGTTACGACGCGATCGAGGAGGGCTGGCGGTCCTTTCTGATCCAGCTCCGGCACTTCCTCGACGAGCGGCCGGCCGGGCCGCGCCGCACGCTGTATCTGACCGGCACGACGACGGGCGGCCGGGCGCTCAAGGCCGTCGGCGGCGAGCCGGTCCGGGCCGGCAAGCGCGTCGCGTGGCTGGTCGACCGGGACGGGCACCTGGTGGTGGTCGCCGGGCAGGAGCCGCTGGACAGCCCCGACACCGGGCCGGTCGAGGTGACGGTGTCGACGTACGGGCTGGACGACGCGGCGTTCGACGTGCTGCGCAAGCGGTGGACCGAACGCTGGTCCCGGGTGGCTCGGGACGCCCGGGTGACGACCGCCGACACCCCGGCCCCGTAG
- a CDS encoding SpoIIE family protein phosphatase, whose amino-acid sequence MAGHGDIGAPAQRALHDPARLRSLQRVCVSAESDAAFDRFAGLVKRLLGVPVALVSLVDTERQFFPGQVGLAEPWGQKRETPLSHSFCQHVVAEGVPKVFPDARIYAQVRDNLAIPDLGVVAYAGMPLKDSDGLTLGSLCAIDTKPRAWSKDELTILEDLAEACASELRLRIARDLAEEARRHAESAHDQLAMLAELTETFTTTLDMEEGMRRLAEGVTPRLADWCLVTLVDQNGAVRHVAAAHRDAEAAADVERFAQLMMTGLGGRSAVLAVQRSGQPIRRDGETADKILARTTTPELAEIAERLGYASFLIAPVTAPVTQRMLGSVTLVNGPGRPPFTEADERTALDIARRAGLAIDNSRLYGRQRHVAEVLQHSMLTELPDIPGMELHARYLPAQDGAAVGGDWYDAFAQPDGSVMLAVGDVSGHDIEAAAAMGQLRNLVRGDAYGRDDEPGRLLTQLDRAIRGLNVNAAATAVLTRIRRGADGYDVTFANAGHPPPLLLHPGGTVEAWWETPEPLLGLAPRAQRATHRRTVPAGSTLLLYTDGLVEDPGHLLDEGIDRVAETLRNDAARPGEELCTCLVETAARRADDIAFLLIRLL is encoded by the coding sequence ATGGCCGGGCACGGTGACATCGGCGCACCGGCTCAGCGTGCGCTGCACGATCCTGCGCGCCTGCGGTCGCTGCAGCGGGTGTGCGTGAGCGCCGAGTCCGATGCGGCCTTCGATCGGTTCGCCGGCCTGGTGAAGCGGCTGCTGGGCGTACCCGTGGCCCTGGTCTCGCTGGTCGACACCGAGCGGCAGTTCTTTCCCGGGCAGGTCGGGCTGGCCGAGCCGTGGGGTCAGAAGCGGGAGACCCCGCTGTCGCACTCGTTCTGTCAGCACGTCGTCGCCGAGGGTGTGCCGAAGGTGTTCCCGGACGCGCGGATCTACGCGCAGGTCCGCGACAACCTCGCGATCCCGGATCTCGGGGTGGTGGCGTATGCGGGGATGCCGCTCAAGGACTCCGACGGCCTGACGCTGGGATCGCTCTGCGCGATCGACACCAAGCCGCGCGCCTGGAGCAAGGATGAGCTGACGATCCTCGAGGATCTCGCCGAGGCGTGCGCGTCGGAGCTGCGCCTGCGGATCGCCCGGGACCTCGCCGAGGAGGCGCGCCGGCACGCCGAGAGCGCTCATGACCAGCTCGCGATGCTGGCCGAGCTGACCGAGACGTTCACGACCACGCTCGACATGGAGGAGGGCATGCGGCGGCTGGCCGAGGGCGTGACGCCGCGGCTGGCGGACTGGTGCCTGGTCACGCTCGTCGATCAGAACGGCGCCGTACGCCACGTCGCCGCCGCGCACCGGGACGCCGAGGCCGCGGCCGACGTCGAGCGGTTCGCCCAGCTGATGATGACCGGGCTGGGCGGGCGGTCGGCCGTTCTCGCGGTGCAGCGGTCCGGGCAGCCGATCCGCCGCGACGGGGAGACCGCCGACAAGATCCTGGCGCGGACCACGACGCCGGAGCTGGCGGAGATCGCCGAGCGGCTGGGGTACGCGTCGTTCCTCATCGCGCCCGTCACCGCCCCGGTCACCCAGCGGATGCTCGGCTCGGTGACGCTGGTCAACGGCCCGGGACGCCCGCCGTTCACCGAGGCCGACGAGCGGACCGCGCTGGACATCGCGCGGCGGGCCGGCCTGGCGATCGACAACAGCCGGCTGTACGGCCGCCAGCGGCACGTCGCCGAGGTGCTGCAGCACAGCATGCTGACCGAGCTGCCGGACATCCCGGGCATGGAGTTGCACGCCCGCTATCTGCCGGCGCAGGACGGCGCGGCGGTCGGTGGCGACTGGTACGACGCGTTCGCCCAGCCCGACGGCTCCGTGATGCTCGCCGTGGGTGACGTCTCGGGGCACGACATCGAGGCCGCCGCCGCGATGGGTCAGCTGCGCAACCTGGTGCGCGGGGACGCGTACGGGCGCGACGACGAGCCCGGCCGGCTGCTCACCCAGCTGGACCGGGCGATCCGCGGGCTGAACGTCAACGCGGCGGCGACGGCCGTGCTGACCCGGATCCGCCGCGGAGCGGACGGGTACGACGTGACGTTCGCCAACGCGGGCCACCCGCCGCCGCTGCTGCTGCACCCCGGCGGCACGGTCGAGGCCTGGTGGGAGACGCCGGAGCCGCTGCTGGGCCTGGCACCACGGGCGCAGCGGGCGACCCACCGGCGCACGGTGCCGGCCGGGTCGACGCTGCTGCTCTACACCGACGGGCTGGTCGAGGACCCGGGGCACCTGCTGGACGAGGGCATCGACCGGGTCGCGGAGACGCTGCGCAACGACGCCGCGCGGCCCGGCGAGGAGCTGTGCACCTGCCTCGTGGAGACAGCGGCTCGCCGCGCCGACGACATCGCATTCCTGCTGATCCGCCTGCTCTGA